DNA sequence from the Arthrobacter crystallopoietes genome:
GCGACATTCTTGAATGGGAGCCGGGCCGGCTGCTATCCCTAACCTGGCACCCCGGAGCCGGGCCCTTATCAGCCACCAGACTCGAAGTCCGCTTCACTGCGGAGGGCGAGAGCACCGTGGTACGGCTGAGACACTCAGACTGGGAACAAGCAGCCGATGGCGCAGCCCGCCGACTAAAGTACCAGCAGGACTGGCCTTCCGTGCTGAGCAAATATGCAAGGTTCATGGGAGCGATTCGCTGAAGTAGCGCTCCCTCGAAATCGATACGGTGGGGACTTGCGGCTCTGGCCCGCTTTCCCTGCCGTGCACCGCCCACGTCCTTTGACCGAAAAATGAACGACGAGACTCGGAAGGCCCTACCTGATGACTGACTCCATCATTAGCGCATTGCAAGCGACGCTGCCGGCAGAACAGGTCAGCGTACGGGAGGACGTACTGGCCGCGCATGCCTTGGACCAGGGGCCCGTGACGGACCACAAGATGCCCATCGCCGTCGTATGGGCGCAAAGCGTTGAAGACGTGCAGTCCGTCATGAAGCTGGCGCACACGCACAGCGTGCCGGTAGTTTGCCGTGGCGCTGGTACAGGAGTGTCCGGCGGGGCCCATGCCACGACCGGCTGCCTCGTCCTGAGCCTGGAACGAATGGACCGCATACTTGAGATTCACCCCGAGGACGAAATTGCCCGTGTGGAGCCGGGAGTCGTCAACGCCGATCTAAATACGGCAGTGGCGGAATACGGGCTGATGTATGCTCCCGATCCGGCCAGCTACAAGATATCCACGATCGGCGGCAACGTCGCGACGAACGCGGGAGGCCTGCGCTGCGCCAAGTACGGCGTTACCCGTGAGTCAGTCCTGGCGCTCGACGTCGTGCTTGCTGATGGCACTCTTATCCGGACCGGGCGCCGGTCTTTCAAGGGCGTGGCGGGCTATGACCTGACGGGTCTTTTTGTGGGCTCCGAGGGCACCCTCGGCGTCGTTGTAGGGGCCACGGTGCGGCTGCGCTACCTTCCTGCCGATGTACAGACGATCGCCGCATTCTTCCCCGAAGTGACGACAGCGGCGGCCGGTGTGCTGGCGGTCGGCAAGGCGCGTGTGCAGCCGGCAATCATGGAATTGCTCGACGGCAATACGCTGGTCCAGCTGGACGCAGAACAGGGCTCCGACTTGCGCCAGCGCGGCGGTGCGCTGCTGTTGATCCAGACTGATGGGTTTGCGGCAGAGACCGAAGCGAAGATCGTCCGGCAGGTGCTGGGGGATCTCGGTGCCACCGTCACAGCTGAAGTCAGCGAGGAAGCAGTCCGGTTGGTGGAGCTGCGCAGGCACAGCCGTGGTGCGGAAATGGACGATGTCTTCCGTGTGGGTGAGGATGTCGCCGTGCCACGCTCCCAGCTGGTCCACTACATCGCCGAACTCGAACGGATAGCCGCGGACCACGAGGTCGGGCTCAAAGTTGTGGCGCATGCCGGTGACGGGAACCTCCATCCAACCTTTTGGGTTACCGCCGGAGAGACGGAGAAGATTCCGCTGCTTAACGCCGCGTTGGATGAGTCCATCGAGGTGGGCCTTGCGCTGGGCGGCACGATTACCGGCGAACACGGCGTCGGCCAATACAAAGTGCGTTGGCTTCCGCTTGAACAGCGGGAGGAAGTGCTGGAGCTGCAGCGCGGGATCAAGGCGTTGTTCGATCCTAAGGGGCTGCTGAACCCGGGCAAGGCGTTGCCGGAACGGATCGAGGCGTAGGCTGTGGTTGTGCGTAAAGAGACATTATGGGAGGCCCAGAAGCGTGAGAACCCGGGCCATTCGGCCTGGTACATCAAGCGATTCGAGAATATGCGGGCCCAAGGAAACGACCTTCACGGCGAGGCCCGGCTGATCGATGCCATGGCAGAGCGGGGCAGCAGGATTCTGGACGCCGGCTGCGGTCCGGGCAGGCTGGGCGGTGAGCTGGCGGTCCGCGGGCACCAAGTGGTGGGGGTCGACGTCGATCCTGAACTGATTGAAGCCGCGCGGCGCGACCACCCCGATGTCAACTGGCTGGTCGGGGACTTGGCAGAACTGGATCTGGCTGCACGAGGAATCGCCGAGGCCTTCGACCTGATCGTCTGTGCGGGCAATGTGCTCACCTTCCTGGCTCCCGGTACGGCTCCGGAAGTCCTGGCCAGACTGGCCCGGCATTTGGCTCCGGAAGGCCGGCTGGTGACCGGGTTCGGCGCGGGCAGGGGATACGACTTCGACCAGTTCATGGCGGACGCCGCCGGTGCCGGTCTGGCGACCGACCACAAGTTCGGGACCTGGGACCTGCGACCTTTCACGCCGTCGTCGGACTTCCTGGTGGCTGTCTTCAGCGTGGCTGCATAAGGCAGCGGCCGCGCCGGGGCAGCGGGCTCAATGACGCTCATGCGGTTCCGGGGGCTCCGGGGCCAAGCTTATTCGTCGTCGTCTCGTTGTCGAGTGAGTTCGCGGCGAGCAGCCGGGCGGTCTTGTCGTCGGGGTTGAGCAGAATCGCCGCTTCGTCCCGGCGGTGGCGCAGCACGTCGTCGATGTAGGCCTGGACCGCTTCCGCCAGCGGCACGTTGCGGCGCTGGCTCTCGGAGATGTACCAGCGGTGCTCGAGCACCTGGTGGACCACCTCGGCCGGTTCCAGCTTGCCCGCCAGCTCGCGCGGGATGGCACGCACCACCGGCTCGAAGACGTGGCGGACCCACGCGTGCGCGCTGATTTCCTCATCCAGATCCGGATTGTTGTCCGCCCGGTAGCTGTCCAGGTCATTGAGCAGCCGCCGCGCCTGGTTTTCCTGCACGTCCAGTCCGGTCAGGCGGATCAGCCGGCGCTGGTGGTGCCCGGCATCCACGACTTTGGGCTGGAGCTGGATCTGGGACCCGTCCGGCGTCGTTTTGATGGAGAACTCTTCGACGTCGAAACCCAGATCATTCAGCCGGCGGATACGGGCATTGACCCGCCAGCGGTCGCCCAGCTCGAAGGACTCCTTCTCGGTCAGTTCGGCCCAGAGCTTGCGGTAGCTGTCCATGATCCGCTCGCTGGTGGCCAGC
Encoded proteins:
- a CDS encoding SRPBCC domain-containing protein, whose translation is MSPSLFSHAAEEPQPANVLEPITFEVTVPHPPEQAFEGFTDLIHLWWPVDTHSIFGDGAHIEFEDTVLTETSDRDEVRNWGDILEWEPGRLLSLTWHPGAGPLSATRLEVRFTAEGESTVVRLRHSDWEQAADGAARRLKYQQDWPSVLSKYARFMGAIR
- a CDS encoding FAD-binding oxidoreductase, coding for MTDSIISALQATLPAEQVSVREDVLAAHALDQGPVTDHKMPIAVVWAQSVEDVQSVMKLAHTHSVPVVCRGAGTGVSGGAHATTGCLVLSLERMDRILEIHPEDEIARVEPGVVNADLNTAVAEYGLMYAPDPASYKISTIGGNVATNAGGLRCAKYGVTRESVLALDVVLADGTLIRTGRRSFKGVAGYDLTGLFVGSEGTLGVVVGATVRLRYLPADVQTIAAFFPEVTTAAAGVLAVGKARVQPAIMELLDGNTLVQLDAEQGSDLRQRGGALLLIQTDGFAAETEAKIVRQVLGDLGATVTAEVSEEAVRLVELRRHSRGAEMDDVFRVGEDVAVPRSQLVHYIAELERIAADHEVGLKVVAHAGDGNLHPTFWVTAGETEKIPLLNAALDESIEVGLALGGTITGEHGVGQYKVRWLPLEQREEVLELQRGIKALFDPKGLLNPGKALPERIEA
- a CDS encoding class I SAM-dependent methyltransferase; this translates as MRKETLWEAQKRENPGHSAWYIKRFENMRAQGNDLHGEARLIDAMAERGSRILDAGCGPGRLGGELAVRGHQVVGVDVDPELIEAARRDHPDVNWLVGDLAELDLAARGIAEAFDLIVCAGNVLTFLAPGTAPEVLARLARHLAPEGRLVTGFGAGRGYDFDQFMADAAGAGLATDHKFGTWDLRPFTPSSDFLVAVFSVAA